A single region of the Eleginops maclovinus isolate JMC-PN-2008 ecotype Puerto Natales chromosome 4, JC_Emac_rtc_rv5, whole genome shotgun sequence genome encodes:
- the LOC134862726 gene encoding uncharacterized protein LOC134862726 isoform X2: MGKCKFNDNWLSIGQFADWLKRVPADDSEAYCTFCKRTLKLGTLGIKALEFHTKSSKHQESANAARNSHGIAQFCSVASSTSSINNTGNIRDLLGSTDTMKAEVLWALNTVAKHQSCRSNDGIGELFQAMFPDSTVAKTFQCGRDKTSYILRFGVAEFVKKELISKVTGPFVIMFDESLNHATKRKQLDLHVRYWDDGQVQSRYVGSQFMGHATANDLLKEIKECAGHLDLSKLISISMDGPNVDKILRALHTLLHNVPARREDYEKTTRSTRFPLTWCGHRWLENLPVVIRALDIWSSMLVYTNAVRRKELPNPGTGSFAVIEEAQKDPLTLPKLQFFRSIAQLFDPFLRKYQTEEPVMPYLGKDLAELIKSLMRRFVKREVLQDITTAQLTKLDIGDTILQQFDAALSVECRHEDFISFKPMQKRLDVFLHGFIGKAYPDLWAFCKTLLLLSHGQASVERGFSVNKEIETENMQEETLVAHRLVYDYVAIHGGVTKVPLTLDLMKSVMAARSRYRVHLDEQRKKKETETQGKKRAHAEEQLQDLKVKRDSLHKVTESLGKEADELAEQAEGKAGSKMAHLISKSNALRRAAKDKLSQLKVLGDEIATKSAELKSM; this comes from the exons atgggtAAATGTAAATTCAACGACAATTGGCTCTCAATAGGGCAATTTGCAGACTGGCTGAAACGCGTTCCCGCTGATGACAGTGAGGCATACTGCACGTTTTGCAAAAGAACTCTTAAACTCGGGACCCTGGGCATCAAGGCACTGGAGTTTCACACAAAATCCAGCAAACACCAGGAGTCGGCAAATGCAGCACGCAATTCCCATGGAATTGCCCAGTTCTGTTCAGTAGCAAGCAGCACATCGTCAATAAATAATACGGGTAATATTCGTGATCTATTGGGCTCCACTGATACAATGAAGGCAGAAGTTCTGTGGGCGCTTAACACAGTGGCTAAACACCAGTCATGCAGATCCAATGACGGCATCGGAGAGCTTTTCCAAGCGATGTTCCCCGACTCCACAGTTGCCAAAACATTCCAATGCGGGAGAGACAAGACGTCGTACATACTCCGATTTGGAGTGGCAGAGTTCGTCAAAAAAGAGCTTATCTCAAAGGTGACCGGGCCCTTCGTCATTATGTTTGACGAAAGTCTTAACCACGCAACAAAGAGGAAGCAACTGGACCTTCACGTAAGGTACTGGGATGACGGCCAGGTACAGTCCCGGTACGTGGGCTCACAATTTATGGGCCATGCCACAGCAAACGACTTGCTGAAGGAGATCAAA GAATGTGCGGGCCACCTGGACCTCAGCAAGCTGATTTCGATCTCAATGGATGGTCCAAAT GTGGACAAGATCCTCAGGGCCTTGCACACATTGTTGCATAATGTTCCCGCAAGACGAGAGGACTACGAGAAGACCACCAGGTCTACCCGCTTCCCGTTGACATGGTGTGGGCACCGATGGCTGGAAAACCTGCCTGTCGTGATACGAGCGTTGGATATCTGGTCATCTATGCTGGTGTACACCAATGCTGTGAGGAGAAAGGAGCTTCCAAATCCTGGCACTGGAAGCTTTGCTGTAATCGAAGAAGCCCAGAAAGATCCCCTGACTCTACCTAAGCTGCAGTTTTTCAGGAGCATCGCCCAGCTATTTGATCCGTTTTTAAGGAAGTACCAGACTGAGGAGCCGGTGATGCCTTACCTAGGCAAAGATCTGGCAGAGTTGATCAAG AGTCTGATGCGTCGTTTCGTGAAACgagaggttctgcaggacatcACCACAGCCCAGCTTACCAAACTGGACATAG GGGACACCATTCTCCAACAGTTCgatgctgcgttgtctgtggaGTGCAGGCATGAAGATTTCATCTCCTTCAAGCCAATGCAAAAGAGGCTAGATGTCTTCCTTCATGGCTTCATCGGCAAGGCATACCCAGATCTTTGGGCGTTTTGCAAGACCCTTTTACTGCTTTCTCATGGTCAGGCGTCTGTAGAGAGAGGCTTCTCAGTGAACAAAGAGATCGAGACGGAGAATATGCAAGAAGAAACATTGGTCGCACACAGGCTTGTTTACGACTACGTTGCAATACATGGGGGCGTTACCAAGGTTCCACTTACACTTGACCTAATGAAATCTGTCATGGCTGCCAGGTCACGGTACCGTGTGCATTTGGacgaacagaggaagaagaaggagacagagacacaagggaAGAAAAGGGCACACGCGGAGGAGCAGTTACAAGACCTGAAAGTCAAGAGGGACAGTCTACATAAAGTTACTGAGAGCCTGGGCAAAGAGGCAGATGAGTTGGCAGAGCAAGCAGAGGGCAAGGCTGGGAGCAAAATGgcacatctgatttcaaaatcaaatgctcTGAGGAGGGCTGCCAAAGACAAGCTCTCCCAGCTTAAGGTTCTGGGGGATGAAATTGCCACCAAAAGTGCAGAGcttaaaagcatgtaa
- the LOC134862726 gene encoding uncharacterized protein LOC134862726 isoform X1, whose product MGKCKFNDNWLSIGQFADWLKRVPADDSEAYCTFCKRTLKLGTLGIKALEFHTKSSKHQESANAARNSHGIAQFCSVASSTSSINNTGNIRDLLGSTDTMKAEVLWALNTVAKHQSCRSNDGIGELFQAMFPDSTVAKTFQCGRDKTSYILRFGVAEFVKKELISKVTGPFVIMFDESLNHATKRKQLDLHVRYWDDGQVQSRYVGSQFMGHATANDLLKEIKECAGHLDLSKLISISMDGPNVDKILRALHTLLHNVPARREDYEKTTRSTRFPLTWCGHRWLENLPVVIRALDIWSSMLVYTNAVRRKELPNPGTGSFAVIEEAQKDPLTLPKLQFFRSIAQLFDPFLRKYQTEEPVMPYLGKDLAELIKSLMRRFVKREVLQDITTAQLTKLDIGDKNILMPVHCVDIGLGAEEALKNSKSSDLRILEFKRDCMQGLSSMVKKVQEKSPLKYSTVRQMDCLDPTVMSSDPDGCKAKMKGLVQTFLLNRQLAGGVCAGDTILQQFDAALSVECRHEDFISFKPMQKRLDVFLHGFIGKAYPDLWAFCKTLLLLSHGQASVERGFSVNKEIETENMQEETLVAHRLVYDYVAIHGGVTKVPLTLDLMKSVMAARSRYRVHLDEQRKKKETETQGKKRAHAEEQLQDLKVKRDSLHKVTESLGKEADELAEQAEGKAGSKMAHLISKSNALRRAAKDKLSQLKVLGDEIATKSAELKSM is encoded by the exons atgggtAAATGTAAATTCAACGACAATTGGCTCTCAATAGGGCAATTTGCAGACTGGCTGAAACGCGTTCCCGCTGATGACAGTGAGGCATACTGCACGTTTTGCAAAAGAACTCTTAAACTCGGGACCCTGGGCATCAAGGCACTGGAGTTTCACACAAAATCCAGCAAACACCAGGAGTCGGCAAATGCAGCACGCAATTCCCATGGAATTGCCCAGTTCTGTTCAGTAGCAAGCAGCACATCGTCAATAAATAATACGGGTAATATTCGTGATCTATTGGGCTCCACTGATACAATGAAGGCAGAAGTTCTGTGGGCGCTTAACACAGTGGCTAAACACCAGTCATGCAGATCCAATGACGGCATCGGAGAGCTTTTCCAAGCGATGTTCCCCGACTCCACAGTTGCCAAAACATTCCAATGCGGGAGAGACAAGACGTCGTACATACTCCGATTTGGAGTGGCAGAGTTCGTCAAAAAAGAGCTTATCTCAAAGGTGACCGGGCCCTTCGTCATTATGTTTGACGAAAGTCTTAACCACGCAACAAAGAGGAAGCAACTGGACCTTCACGTAAGGTACTGGGATGACGGCCAGGTACAGTCCCGGTACGTGGGCTCACAATTTATGGGCCATGCCACAGCAAACGACTTGCTGAAGGAGATCAAA GAATGTGCGGGCCACCTGGACCTCAGCAAGCTGATTTCGATCTCAATGGATGGTCCAAAT GTGGACAAGATCCTCAGGGCCTTGCACACATTGTTGCATAATGTTCCCGCAAGACGAGAGGACTACGAGAAGACCACCAGGTCTACCCGCTTCCCGTTGACATGGTGTGGGCACCGATGGCTGGAAAACCTGCCTGTCGTGATACGAGCGTTGGATATCTGGTCATCTATGCTGGTGTACACCAATGCTGTGAGGAGAAAGGAGCTTCCAAATCCTGGCACTGGAAGCTTTGCTGTAATCGAAGAAGCCCAGAAAGATCCCCTGACTCTACCTAAGCTGCAGTTTTTCAGGAGCATCGCCCAGCTATTTGATCCGTTTTTAAGGAAGTACCAGACTGAGGAGCCGGTGATGCCTTACCTAGGCAAAGATCTGGCAGAGTTGATCAAG AGTCTGATGCGTCGTTTCGTGAAACgagaggttctgcaggacatcACCACAGCCCAGCTTACCAAACTGGACATAGGTGACAAGAATATCTTGATGCCGGTGCACTGTGTTGATATTGGCTTGGGTGCTGAGGAGGCCCTCAAG AACAGCAAAAGTTCAGACCTCAGGATTCTTGAATTTAAAAGGGACTGCATGCAAGGACTCTCAAGCATGGTGAAGAAAGTACAGGAGAAGAGTcctcttaagtacagtaccGTTAGGCAGATGGATTGTCTAGACCCCACAGTGATGAGCAGTGATCCAGACGGCTGCAAGGCAAAGATGAAGGGACTTGTGCAGACATTTCTGCTCAACAGGCAGCTGGCAGGAGGAGTTTGTGCTG GGGACACCATTCTCCAACAGTTCgatgctgcgttgtctgtggaGTGCAGGCATGAAGATTTCATCTCCTTCAAGCCAATGCAAAAGAGGCTAGATGTCTTCCTTCATGGCTTCATCGGCAAGGCATACCCAGATCTTTGGGCGTTTTGCAAGACCCTTTTACTGCTTTCTCATGGTCAGGCGTCTGTAGAGAGAGGCTTCTCAGTGAACAAAGAGATCGAGACGGAGAATATGCAAGAAGAAACATTGGTCGCACACAGGCTTGTTTACGACTACGTTGCAATACATGGGGGCGTTACCAAGGTTCCACTTACACTTGACCTAATGAAATCTGTCATGGCTGCCAGGTCACGGTACCGTGTGCATTTGGacgaacagaggaagaagaaggagacagagacacaagggaAGAAAAGGGCACACGCGGAGGAGCAGTTACAAGACCTGAAAGTCAAGAGGGACAGTCTACATAAAGTTACTGAGAGCCTGGGCAAAGAGGCAGATGAGTTGGCAGAGCAAGCAGAGGGCAAGGCTGGGAGCAAAATGgcacatctgatttcaaaatcaaatgctcTGAGGAGGGCTGCCAAAGACAAGCTCTCCCAGCTTAAGGTTCTGGGGGATGAAATTGCCACCAAAAGTGCAGAGcttaaaagcatgtaa